Proteins encoded within one genomic window of Rhododendron vialii isolate Sample 1 chromosome 1a, ASM3025357v1:
- the LOC131329816 gene encoding uncharacterized protein LOC131329816 — protein sequence MCRPASKSLDLGILSLAHIWSKKNMGEKKGRGDLNGFRIYLDELRLSQVEWDPWRVVGPEPEYLARSRVVTASRVLLESAFGEYTLAELETFTQPDTDLTRHLRPNVDYATYQRERLAGPLRVREFREVRSQAHGAAEEMRAVGERQSGGEGYVRRGLSGPVRGGPPELLWKIAVPTESANEVVRRMLALENAVRRAASGLPLDLRYPAPTPSSAAQRSQAQRQAAPRMKSARDPPQKKLAERAPPPPVTARRQTRGPQPTTTSEEVAREAMVRSEERYQIKMRQRPSQDEPVRKKRLIMPEVSEEENEEEEEEEGEEEEEEGQEGSSDDSSSNDTTDDPGYKQDPREMDDDDGGDGDWLGED from the exons atgtgccgccCAGCATCCAAAAGCTTGGACTTGGGGATTCTCTCGCTTGCACACatttggagcaagaagaatatggggGAGAAGAAAGGGAGAGGCGACCTAAACGGCTTTCGGATATACCTCGATGAGCTCCGActctcacag GtcgagtgggatccttggagggtgGTAGGGCCAGAGCCCGAGTACTTGGCTAGAAGTAGGGTTGTGACGGCTAGCAGAGTGTTGCTAGAGTctgcctttg gggagtacacacTGGCTGAGCTGGAGACATTTACGCAGCCTGACACCGACCTGACACGCCACTTGCGTCCCAACGTGGACTATGCAACataccagagggagcgtttggcggggccgctgagagtcCGGGAGTTCagagaggtccggagtcaggctcatggagctgctgaggagatgAGGGCAGTAGGAGAGAGACAAAGTGGTGGCGAAGGCTATGTGAGACGAGGCTTAAGCGGACCAGTGAGAGGCGGGCCACCAGAGTTGCTGTGGAAGATAGCA GTACCAACTGAGTCGGCGAACGAAGTTGTTCGTcgcatgcttgcactggagaatgCAGTAAGAAGAGCGGCAAGTGGTTTGCcattggacttgcgctatccagcGCCAACTCCATCATCGgcggctcagagatctcag GCACAAAggcaggcggctcctaggatGAAGAGCGCTAGAGACCCTCCACAGAAGAAATTGGCAGAAAGGGCTCCACCTCCTCCGGTCACTGCTAGGCGACAGACGAGAGGCCCACAGCCCACCACCACGAGTGAGGAGGTAGCTCGAGAGGCTATGGTGCGCTCAGAGGAGCGGTACCAAATCaagatgcgccagaggccctcgcaagatgagccggtccgtAAGAAGCGACTAATCATGCCTGAGGTCTCTGAGGAGGAGaacgaagaggaagaagaagaagaaggagaggaagaggaagaagagggacAAGAGGGGTCGTCTGACGATAGCAGCTCTAATGACACCACAGACGATCCCGGATACAAGCAAGATCCTAGAGAGatggacgacgacgacggcggCGACGGTGATTGGCTAGGAGAGGATTGA